From Hippoglossus stenolepis isolate QCI-W04-F060 chromosome 6, HSTE1.2, whole genome shotgun sequence, a single genomic window includes:
- the arhgef3l gene encoding rho guanine nucleotide exchange factor (GEF) 3, like isoform X1 has product MEVEDTGEARTSWFVAPAETHSILCDHAGKKRKQDPAPEPVIRITEDEEEEEDGETMSDHMKDSEVQEPSNKRVKPVVKSNSLTGVITPSKTPALKRIGQSISRSISFRTEARPLPPAPMRPRTKASSFPRRRNSQCWSDTVESHDLTAKEIKRQEVIYELTQGERQLIEDLSLVKKVYYEPMLKLDIMTESELGQIFGTLDSLIPIHEDLLSRLERLRGSEKTVGQVGPTLLNWFPCLDAYVTYCCNQVGAKALLDQKKHEKRVEHFLRLCQESSFSRKLDLWNFLDLPRSRLVKYPLLLKEIQKCTPPDHPDEDTLPDALDLIHSIVAEVNKKTGEAECQFYRRGLSYLDESQRLPEIQQSRFLYCHGELKNNKGQRLHVFLFELALVLSRPGEDRDGGHVFHVYRQPLTNALLNLEEIPDGEAAGGGTFRGAFTGGNDKVKNCFRVSSRGRSKANPYSLQANDSFSRQQWITCLRQAIIQSRDRTAQHRQSQLSPHADLALYHIAELSLSSDSDKIDHTSR; this is encoded by the exons atgGAAGTGGAGGACACTGGTGAAGCGAGGACTTCCTG GTTTGTGGCACCAGCAGAGACACACTCCATCCTCTGTGACCATGCTGGG aagaagagaaaacaagacCCGGCTCCTGAACCTGTGATCAGGATCACAGAG gacgaagaggaggaggaggatggtgaaACGATGTCAGACCACATGAAGGATTCAGAGGTGcag GAGCCCAGTAATAAAAGGGTCAAACCTGTGGTGAAGTCCAACAGTCTAACAGGTGTCATAACACCATCCAAGACCCCTGCTCTGAAACGGATTGGACAGTCCATTTCg CGGTCCATCAGTTTCCGTACAGAGGCTCGACCTTTGCCCCCGGCTCCCATGCGCCCCCGCACAAAGGCCTCGTCGTTTCCACGCCGCCGCAACAGCCAGTGCTGGAGTGACACCGTGGAGAGTCATGACCTCACCGCCAAGGAGATCAAACGCCAGGag GTGATCTATGAGCTGACTCAGGGAGAGAGACAACTTATCGAGGACCTCAGTCTGGTAAAGAAG GTGTACTACGAGCCCATGTTGAAGCTGGACATCATGACAGAGAGCGAGCTCGGACAGATCTTTGGTACTCTGGACTCTCTCATTCCTATCCATGAAG ATCTTCTGAGTCGTCTCGAGCGGCTGAGGGGATCAGAGAAAACAGTCGGACAAGTGGGACCTACACTGCTGAACTGG TTCCCTTGCCTGGACGCCTATGTTACATACTGCTGTAACCAAGTGGGGGCCAAAGCCCTGCTGGACCAGAAGAAGCACGAGAAGAGAGTGGAGCACTTCCTGCGCTTGTGCCAGGAGTCTTCGTTCAGCAGGAAGCTGGACCTGTGGAACTTCCTGGATCTCCCTCGAAGCCGTTTGGTCAAATAcccactgctgctgaaagaGATACAGAAGTGCACACCTCCAGACCACCCTGATGAGGACACACTGCCTGATGCT TTGGATCTTATCCACAGTATCGTGGCCGAGGTGAACAAGAAGACAGGCGAGGCTGAGTGTCAGTTCTACAGACGGGGTCTCAGCTACCTTGATGAGAGCCAGAGACTACCAGAGATCCAGCAGTCCCGCTTCCTCTACTGCCACGGAGAGCTCAAGAACAACAAGGGCCAG CGGCTGCATGTATTCCTGTTTGAACTGGCTCTGGTGCTGAGCAGACCGGGggaggacagagatggaggTCATGTGTTCCATGTGTACAGACAGCCTCTGACCAATGCTTTGTTAAATCTGGAAGAGATCCCAGACGGGGAGGCTGCTGGAGGGGGCACCTTCAGAGGAGCCTTTACTGGGGGGAATGATAAAG TGAAGAACTGTTTCCGTGTgagcagcagagggcgctcCAAAGCCAACCCCTACAGCCTGCAGGCCAACGACTCCTTTAGCAGGCAGCAGTGGATCACCTGTCTGCGCCAGGCCATCATCCAGTCACGGGACAGGACTGCCCAGCACAGACAGTCACAGCTCTCCCCTCACGCCGATCTCGCCCTGTATCACATAGCTGAGCTCAGCCTCAGCTCGGACTCAGACAAGATAGACCACACCAGTCGCTGA
- the rbm10 gene encoding RNA-binding protein 10 gives MDYERRGGRGDRIGRYGNNHNDHNFRDMDYRGYGQEDEEAGAGYDVRAEGAGPYGRDEQPLGGPDFPPGRLQDRPGFHKRGDGRGDVAHEGKGLPWPPCSQLRPDLALPLLQRDEDGSRREFEQLQTGLQQKGRGKGGRGFPENSGPHSGSKECNWSRGGAHSEEMDYNTARPRDEDRFSRGGMKRRAFPAGSEEHGCGSSGLDLSLEELDQRDQDYRADLDHNQRPSNIIMLRMLPPNATANEIRAQLQEQGIQPREVRLMRNKSSGQSRGFAFVEFNLIQEATRWMETNQGVLMILGQRVSMHFSDPKPRANEDWLCNKCGVQNFKRREKCFKCSVPKSEAELKLPQLQRDLPVGLQKDGAQGLLPLPVPYHSSGPTVAPGQAAQQADVANDTLILRNLGPHTSVEAILSALAPFATLSPSNIRLIKDKHTHLNRGFAFLQLSTIVEASQLLQILQALQPPLSIDGKAIVVEFAKGSKRDVFLTDGSRVSAATVASTAIAAAQWAVTQTAQNGSSGGQSVDTGVYQQGSAVAYNQEGHEYSGPDGATFKAQAESRVPALLSVGASLVGTYSGGAAPAAISSEAVKLGSTILQQSLSHSQTALSTTAAANSGTQVEIVGKPQPAAPSQPATPGTEHELQQYPVPDVSTYQYDESSAYYYDPLTGLYYDPNSQYYYNPHSQHYMYWDGEKHTYIPAASQSNADGASMSDGMAPSDSMFASPGSKEKKDKPKNKTAQQIAKDMERWAKSLNRQKENMRSVSSSPAVGSTALPPGYTRAPAHSRLDDRRESASADAGYAVLEKKGALSERPQIFLDQIRQSTESSPPQQQGLVPAYSGETDSDEEGGDKDEKEGRLTDWVKLACLLCRRQFPSKEALIRHQQLSELHKQNLEQRRAQQESAGKERLADGSEPPALKKRKFSPIDGITGTSLGARMLQGGVKKGLLLRNMQVE, from the exons ATGGACTATGAGCGGAG GGGCGGACGAGGTGACCGCATAGGTCGCTACGGCAACAACCACAATGACCACAACTTCCGGGACATGGACTACAGAGGCTATGGACAAGAGGACGAAGAGGCAGGAGCAGGATATGATGTCCGAGCAGAGGGAGCTGGACCGTATGGCCGTGACGAGCAACCACTGGGCGGCCCTGACTTCCCACCAGGTCGTCTCCAGGATCGCCCGGGGTTCCACAAGAGAGGAGATGGGCGAGGGGACGTTGCGCACGAGGGGAAGGGGCTCCCATGGCCCCCTTGCTCTCAGTTGCGGCCTGATCTAGCCCTTCCCTTGCTCCAGAGGGATGAGGACGGGTCCAGGCGAGAGTTTGAGCAGCTACAGACTGGCCTGCAGCAAAAGGGCAGAGGGAAAGGTGGAAGAGGCTTCCCAGAGAATAGTGGCCCTCACTCAGGTAGTAAAGAATGCAACTGGAGTCGTGGTGGTGCCCATTCTGAAGAAATGGATTATAATACGGCAAGACCGAGAGACGAGGACAGATTCTCTCGTGGGGGAATGAAGAGGAGG GCTTTTCCAGCGGGGTCAGAGGAGCATGGTTGCGGGAGCAGTGGTCTTGACCTGTCCCTTGAAGAGTTGGATCAGAGGGACCAGGACTACCGTGCAGATCTAGACCACAACCAGAGGCCCAGCAACATCATAATGCTGCGCATGCTTCCACCCAATGCCACAGCCAATGAG ATTCGTGCACAACTTCAGGAGCAGGGGATTCAGCCAAGAGAGGTTCGCCTCATGAGAAACAAATCTTCAG GTCAGAGCCGAGGATTCGCCTTCGTCGAGTTTAATCTCATACAGGAGGCCACCCGCTGGATGGAGACCAACCAG ggAGTGCTGATGATTCTGGGGCAGAGGGTGTCGATGCACTTCAGCGACCCAAAGCCGCGTGCCAACGAGGACTGGCTCTGCaacaag TGCGGTGTGCAAAACtttaaaaggagagaaaagtgcTTCAAATGCAGTGTTCCTAAATCAg AGGCTGAGCTGAAGTTGCCCCAGTTGCAGAGGGATTTGCCTGTTGGGCTTCAAAAGGACGGAGCTCAAGGTTTACTGCCCCTCCCAGTACCCTACCATTCCTCTGGTCCTACTGTCGCCCCAGGACAAGCTGCACAGCAGGCAGATGTTGCAAATGACA CTCTGATACTAAGAAACCTTGGCCCTCATACTTCAGTGGAAGCCATTTTATCTGCTTTGGCTCCATTTGCCACACTGTCCCCTTCCAATATTCGCCTCATCAAGGACAAGCACACGCATCTCAACAGGGGCTTTGCCTTTCTACAGCTTTCTACCATAGTG GAGGCATCTCAGCTGCTCCAGATCTTACAGGCTCTCCAGCCACCTCTCTCTATTGACGGCAAGGCGATTGTGGTGGAGTTTGCCAAAGGCTCAAAacg TGATGTGTTCCTGACTGACGGAAGCAGAGTGAGTGCTGCTACAGTGGCCAGCACAGCTATAGCAGCTGCACAGTGGGCTGTGACGCAG ACTGCTCAGAATGGATCAAGCGGAGGCCAGAGTGTAGATACAGGAGTGTATCAGCAGGGGTCAGCAGTAGCATACAATCAGGAAGGGCATGAATACTCTGGACCAGATGGTGCAACTTTCAAGGCCCAGGCAGAGTCCAGGGTTCCTGCCTTACTCAGTGTAGGAGCATCGCTGGTGGGGACATACTCGGGTGGAGCTGCCCCAG CTGCCATTTCATCTGAGGCAGTGAAATTGGGATCAACAATTCTGCAGCAGTCTCTCAGTCACTCACAAACTGCTCTCAGCACCACAGCCGCCGCCAATTCAGGCACACAG GTTGAAATAGTGGGAAAACCACAGCCAGCTGCTCCCAGCCAACCTGCAACCCCAGGCACTGAACATGAGCTCCAGCAATACC CTGTGCCAGATGTGTCCACTTACCAGTACGATGAGAGCTCTGCCTACTATTACGACCCACTCACAGGCCTCTACTATGATCCTAACTCCCAG TACTACTACAACCCTCACAGTCAGCATTACATGTACTGGGATGGAGAGAAACACACCTACATTCCTGCTGCCAGCCAGTCGAACGCAGACGGCGCTTCAATGAGTGACGGCATGGCCCCGTCAGACTCGATGTTTGCTTCTCCTGGCAGcaaggagaaaaaagacaagcCCAAGAATAAAACTGCTCAACAG ATTGCCAAAGATATGGAGCGCTGGGCTAAGAGTCTCAATAGACAGAAGGAGAACATGcgctctgtctcctcctcccctgctgtCGGCTCGACGGCGCTGCCTCCTGGTTACACCCGAGCACCGGCCCACAGTCGCTTAGATGACCGCCGAGAGTCTGCGAGTGCTGATGCAGGCTATGCAGTTCTGGAGAAAAAG GGGGCACTGTCTGAACGGCCTCAGATTTTTTTGGACCAGATCAGACAAAGTACAGAA AgttctcctcctcagcagcaggGTCTGGTCCCGGCCTACAGCGGAGAAACGGACAGTGATGAAGAAGGAGGCGACAAAGATGAGAAGGAGGGGAGATTGACAGACTGGGTTAAACTGGCCTGTCTGCTGTGTAGGAGACAGTTCCCCAGTAAGGAGGCCCTCATCAGGCACCAGCAGCTCTCTGAGCTACATAAG CAAAACTTGGAGCAGAGAAGAGCCCagcaggaatctgcaggcaAAGAG AGACTTGCAGATGGATCTGAACCTCCTGCTCTAAAGAAGAGGAAGTTTAGCCCCAT TGATGGGATCACAGGCACCAGTCTTGGTGCCAGGATGCTGCAGGGCGGAGTGAAAAAGGGGCTCCTATTGCGCAACATGCAAGTAGAGTGA
- the LOC118110812 gene encoding rho-related GTP-binding protein RhoA-C-like, whose protein sequence is MAAIRKKLVIVGDGACGKTCLLIVFSKDQFPEVYVPTVFENYVADIEVDGKQVELALWDTAGQEDYDRLRPLSYPDTDVILMCFSVDSPDSLENIPEKWTPEVKHFCPNVPIILVGNKKDLRNDEHTRRELAKMKQEPVKLEDGKEMANRISAYGYQECSAKTKDGVREVFEMATRAALQAKKRGKKSSCLLL, encoded by the exons ATGGCAGCAATCAGGAAGAAGTTGGTGATAGTTGGGGATGGTGCCTGCGGAAAGACCTGTCTGCTCATCGTCTTCAGCAAGGACCAGTTCCCAGAGGTGTACGTCCCCACTGTGTTTGAGAACTATGTGGCAGACATTGAAGTGGATGGCAAACAG GTCGAACTAGCACTTTGGGATACAGCCGGACAGGAAGACTATGACAGACTGAGGCCTCTCTCCTACCCTGACACTGATGTTATCCTCATGTGCTTCTCCGTAGACAGCCCTGACAGTTTAG AGAATATTCCAGAAAAGTGGACTCCTGAGGTGAAACACTTCTGTCCAAATGTTCCCATCATCCTGGTGGGCAATAAAAAAGATCTGCGCAACGATGAGCACACCAGACGAGAGCTTGCCAAAATGAAACAG GAACCAGTTAAACTTGAAGATGGAAAAGAGATGGCAAACCGCATCAGTGCCTATGGCTACCAGGAGTGTTCTGCCAAAACCAAAGATGGTGTGAGAGAGGTCTTTGAGATGGCAACTCGGGCAGCACTGCAGGCCAAGAAACGTGGCAAGAAGTCCAGCTGCCTTCTGTTATAG
- the arhgef3l gene encoding rho guanine nucleotide exchange factor (GEF) 3, like isoform X2: MEVEDTGEARTSWFVAPAETHSILCDHAGKKRKQDPAPEPVIRITEDEEEEEDGETMSDHMKDSEEPSNKRVKPVVKSNSLTGVITPSKTPALKRIGQSISRSISFRTEARPLPPAPMRPRTKASSFPRRRNSQCWSDTVESHDLTAKEIKRQEVIYELTQGERQLIEDLSLVKKVYYEPMLKLDIMTESELGQIFGTLDSLIPIHEDLLSRLERLRGSEKTVGQVGPTLLNWFPCLDAYVTYCCNQVGAKALLDQKKHEKRVEHFLRLCQESSFSRKLDLWNFLDLPRSRLVKYPLLLKEIQKCTPPDHPDEDTLPDALDLIHSIVAEVNKKTGEAECQFYRRGLSYLDESQRLPEIQQSRFLYCHGELKNNKGQRLHVFLFELALVLSRPGEDRDGGHVFHVYRQPLTNALLNLEEIPDGEAAGGGTFRGAFTGGNDKVKNCFRVSSRGRSKANPYSLQANDSFSRQQWITCLRQAIIQSRDRTAQHRQSQLSPHADLALYHIAELSLSSDSDKIDHTSR; this comes from the exons atgGAAGTGGAGGACACTGGTGAAGCGAGGACTTCCTG GTTTGTGGCACCAGCAGAGACACACTCCATCCTCTGTGACCATGCTGGG aagaagagaaaacaagacCCGGCTCCTGAACCTGTGATCAGGATCACAGAG gacgaagaggaggaggaggatggtgaaACGATGTCAGACCACATGAAGGATTCAGAG GAGCCCAGTAATAAAAGGGTCAAACCTGTGGTGAAGTCCAACAGTCTAACAGGTGTCATAACACCATCCAAGACCCCTGCTCTGAAACGGATTGGACAGTCCATTTCg CGGTCCATCAGTTTCCGTACAGAGGCTCGACCTTTGCCCCCGGCTCCCATGCGCCCCCGCACAAAGGCCTCGTCGTTTCCACGCCGCCGCAACAGCCAGTGCTGGAGTGACACCGTGGAGAGTCATGACCTCACCGCCAAGGAGATCAAACGCCAGGag GTGATCTATGAGCTGACTCAGGGAGAGAGACAACTTATCGAGGACCTCAGTCTGGTAAAGAAG GTGTACTACGAGCCCATGTTGAAGCTGGACATCATGACAGAGAGCGAGCTCGGACAGATCTTTGGTACTCTGGACTCTCTCATTCCTATCCATGAAG ATCTTCTGAGTCGTCTCGAGCGGCTGAGGGGATCAGAGAAAACAGTCGGACAAGTGGGACCTACACTGCTGAACTGG TTCCCTTGCCTGGACGCCTATGTTACATACTGCTGTAACCAAGTGGGGGCCAAAGCCCTGCTGGACCAGAAGAAGCACGAGAAGAGAGTGGAGCACTTCCTGCGCTTGTGCCAGGAGTCTTCGTTCAGCAGGAAGCTGGACCTGTGGAACTTCCTGGATCTCCCTCGAAGCCGTTTGGTCAAATAcccactgctgctgaaagaGATACAGAAGTGCACACCTCCAGACCACCCTGATGAGGACACACTGCCTGATGCT TTGGATCTTATCCACAGTATCGTGGCCGAGGTGAACAAGAAGACAGGCGAGGCTGAGTGTCAGTTCTACAGACGGGGTCTCAGCTACCTTGATGAGAGCCAGAGACTACCAGAGATCCAGCAGTCCCGCTTCCTCTACTGCCACGGAGAGCTCAAGAACAACAAGGGCCAG CGGCTGCATGTATTCCTGTTTGAACTGGCTCTGGTGCTGAGCAGACCGGGggaggacagagatggaggTCATGTGTTCCATGTGTACAGACAGCCTCTGACCAATGCTTTGTTAAATCTGGAAGAGATCCCAGACGGGGAGGCTGCTGGAGGGGGCACCTTCAGAGGAGCCTTTACTGGGGGGAATGATAAAG TGAAGAACTGTTTCCGTGTgagcagcagagggcgctcCAAAGCCAACCCCTACAGCCTGCAGGCCAACGACTCCTTTAGCAGGCAGCAGTGGATCACCTGTCTGCGCCAGGCCATCATCCAGTCACGGGACAGGACTGCCCAGCACAGACAGTCACAGCTCTCCCCTCACGCCGATCTCGCCCTGTATCACATAGCTGAGCTCAGCCTCAGCTCGGACTCAGACAAGATAGACCACACCAGTCGCTGA
- the usp21 gene encoding ubiquitin carboxyl-terminal hydrolase 21, which produces MPGASGVNVEGSCEALCRTLVSQNGHQRETADISQSVLYTSLMGLLLVADNEKEQVTLGSGRIGLRNIGNTCFLNAVVQCLSHTRGLRDYCLLKSHRHEKFSKEEAMLTEAFSELLSGLWDANEEDTVVNPRQFYNIFKEAVPYFSGYSQQDAQEFLRFLLDKLHTEINRRPYVRRAGKDPEQKYARIRLSEEAVAMWKTHLERDDSRIVDLFSGQLRSSLHCSVCSHYSNTFDVFCDLSLPIPKRCIAGVVTLKECLDLFSQEEKLDKENSPMCERCNRRTECTKRLSIQRFPQVIVIHLNRFTSSRWSISKSTVYVSFPLTNLDLRPYGPVDCGPVLYDLYAICNHAGTVNMGHYTACCSDGNGWCFYNDSSVTPVSENQLQTNQAYVLFYQRSNSSAAIRK; this is translated from the exons ATGCCTGGAGCCAGTGGGGTCAACGTGGAGGGGTCGTGTGAGGCCCTGTGTCGAACCCTGGTGTCCCAGAACGGCCACCAGAGAGAGACGGCAGACATCTCCCAGTCCGTCCTCTACACCTCCCTGATGGGCTTGCTTCTGGTCGCTGACAACGAG AAAGAGCAGGTCACCTTAGGAAGTGGGAGGATCGGCCTTAGAAACATAGGAAACACA TGTTTCCTGAACGCAGTCGTCCAGTGTTTGTCTCACACACGTGGCCTCAGGGACTACTGCCTCCTCAAGTCCCACAGGCACGAGAAGTTCTCCAAAGAGGAGGCGATGCTCACGGAGG CTTTCTCTGAGTTGCTGTCAGGCCTTTGGGATGCAAATGAAGAAGACACAGTCGTAAATCCACGacagttttacaatattttcaaAGAAGCGGTGCCTTATTTCAGTGGATACAG TCAACAGGATGCTCAGGAGTTTCTCAGGTTCCTGTTGGACAAACTTCACACAGAAATCAACCGCAGGCCGTACGTCCGACGTGCAGGAAAGGACCCCGAACAAAAATATGCCAgaattag ACTTTCAGAAGAGGCAGTTGCCATGTGGAAGACGCACTTAGAGAGAGATGACAGCAGAATAGTGG ACCTGTTCTCGGGCCAGCTGCGGAGCTCGCTGCACTGCTCGGTGTGCTCGCACTACTCCAACACCTTTGATGTGTTCTGTGATCTGTCGCTGCCCATCCCCAAGAGGTGCATTGCCGGGGTGGTCACGCTGAAGGAGTGCCTGGATCTCTTCTCTCAGGAGGAGAAACTGGACAAGGAGAATTCACCA atgtgtGAGAGGTGTAACAGGCGTACTGAGTGCACCAAGCGACTGTCCATCCAGAGGTTTCCCCAGGTTATTGTGATCC ATCTGAATCGTTTTACGTCTTCCCGGTGGTCTATCAGTAAGAGCACAGTATATGTCTCCTTCCCACTCACTAACTTGGACCTCAGACCCTACGGACCCGTCGACTGTG GTCCAGTTCTGTATGATCTATATGCAATATGTAACCACGCTGGGACGGTGAACATGGGGCACTACACAGCCTGCTGTTCAGATGGAAATGGTTGGTGCTTCTACAATGACTCCAG TGTGACTCCAGTGTCAGAGAACCAGCTTCAGACCAATCAAGCCTACGTGCTGTTCTACCAGCGCAGCAACAGCTCCGCCGCCATCAGGAAATAG